Sequence from the Gloeocapsopsis dulcis genome:
CGATGAAGGTCAACCGTCCTCAAGCAAATAACCAGCAAGCAGAAGTTGAAGTCATTCCTTTCTACTTCAACAAAGAAGAATTACAAGGAATGCTCGAGCGCTTTAAAAAGCAGCAACCTGAGCTAGCTTCTACGGTTGATATCCAAGTCCTCAATTTAGAAGGAATGTTAGAAATTCTGAAAACTCGCAATGATGAGGGCGTGCAGCAAATTGTACTCGTTCCACCCCAGGAGTCGATTCAGTATGTGCGATCGCTCCAACAACCTGCCGCAGGTGGTCAAAATCAAGCAGCACCACAGCGTCCAGCACCGCAACAAGCAGCGCCCCAGCGCCCAGCACGTTAATCTATGAGTCAACAGTTGCTAACATCTGGTTTAGCACTTTGGCAATGGCGGAGTGCTGCTCAACAAGCAGCACTCGCTGCTAATATTCCTGTTACCGAAGTAGATTGGTTACTGCAAGAAGTTGCCGGATTAGATCGCCTTTCCTTACGCTTAGAATCGTTTAAAAACCTGCCACAAATCTCACTTCAATTATCCCTAGAGGAGCTAGAGACTTTATGGCAGCGCCGCATCAATGAACACTTACCAGTGCAATACATTGCAGGAGTGACGCCGTGGCGACATTTTAAGTTGGCGGTTTCTCCTGCTGTGTTAATTCCCCGCCCTGAAACCGAGTACCTCATTGATTTAGCTGTTGCTGCAGTGCAAAAAAAACGTCATCGCCAGCTCGAATTGGGTCACTGGGCGGACTTGGGAACTGGGAGTGGTGCGATCGCCCTCGGACTTGCCCAAGCACTACCCAAGGCGACAATTCATGCAGTTGATTGCAGCGCAGCGGCGTTAGCAGTAGCACGCCAGAATGCCCAAGCACTTGATCTTGCCCGCCAAATTCATTTCTATCAAGGTTCCTGGTGGGAGCCTTTAGATCTTAAAGGTCAACTGAGTGGTATGGTTTCAAATCCACCCTACATTCCTAGCCAGCTTGTACCACAGCTACAACCCGAAGTCGCACTTCACGAACCCTGGTTAGCTTTAAATGGTGGTGATGACGGCTTGGACTGCATTCGCCATCTGATAGCAACATCTGTTGACTACCTACAATCTGGTGGTATCTGGTTAATTGAGATGATGGCAGGACAAGCTGAAATTGTTGCTGCACTCTTGCAAAGTCAAGGCAGCTACTGCAATGTTGAAATCTATCCTGATCTTGCAGGTATTGAACGCTTTGCTGTTGCCTACCGCAAAGATGAGGGGTGAGGAACTAATGATTAGTTTTGAGTTTTGAATTGTGAATTGTGAATTGTTCGCGCAGCGTGCCGGAGGCAATTATTCTAAGTTTTAAGTTTTGAATTTTGAGTTTTGAATTAAAAGAATTTTCTTAACTCAACACTTCACGACTCTCTTCAACTCAACACTCATAACTCTGATGTCATGACTCAAGTCTCTA
This genomic interval carries:
- the prmC gene encoding peptide chain release factor N(5)-glutamine methyltransferase, with protein sequence MSQQLLTSGLALWQWRSAAQQAALAANIPVTEVDWLLQEVAGLDRLSLRLESFKNLPQISLQLSLEELETLWQRRINEHLPVQYIAGVTPWRHFKLAVSPAVLIPRPETEYLIDLAVAAVQKKRHRQLELGHWADLGTGSGAIALGLAQALPKATIHAVDCSAAALAVARQNAQALDLARQIHFYQGSWWEPLDLKGQLSGMVSNPPYIPSQLVPQLQPEVALHEPWLALNGGDDGLDCIRHLIATSVDYLQSGGIWLIEMMAGQAEIVAALLQSQGSYCNVEIYPDLAGIERFAVAYRKDEG